The Mucilaginibacter rubeus genomic interval CCTGTGACCGTTTATGAAAATCCCCTTTCTGTTTTTGATAGTTTGTTTACTGACTGCCTGCAAAGCAAAGCCATCCAAAGCCAATCGGGACACATCAAAATCAAAAATAGTTAAAGTACTGCCAGCATCTTATAAAGCATCTAACAAGGTAATTTCAACAACTGCCGATACTGCTGATATAGACGAGCAACGCGACGCCTACGCGAATTATTACATCGTGGTAGCTGACACGGGGTTGAACTATTACTTGCTTCGCGATAAGATGTTTGAGCTGAACAAATCATCCAATATCCCTATCGATACAATGGATCGCGGGTACAACAAAGCTAAAGACCTCATCGCATTATCCGATAAAGATGAAGATGAGATTTATGCGGGCGAATATTATCCCAGGAGATATCCATCCAAAACTTTAAGCCTCGAATATCTCGATACCTATCGATATAATACCGGCCCAAAAACCATTGCTTTGGTGGCTGGAATTTATGAAAACAAAAACAGTGCGGACAGCGCTTTTCAAGTTATTGACAAGCTTAAAACCGCCTTTGTTTTCAAAGGAAGAGTTTATGTAGGCTGTATGCACTAACAACAACTTTAAATACACATACCCATGCCAATACTCCAAAACACTTTTGTACATCACGTACATTTCTGGCTTAAAAATAAAGCCGATAAAGATAAACTGATTGAAGGGCTTAACCTGCTCATCCCAATCCCTCATATTCGCGATATTCATTTCGGTGTACCGGCTGATACCAACCGAGATGTGATAGACCGTTCGTATGATGTATCGCTA includes:
- a CDS encoding Dabb family protein produces the protein MPILQNTFVHHVHFWLKNKADKDKLIEGLNLLIPIPHIRDIHFGVPADTNRDVIDRSYDVSLLILFDTPEAQEAYQVDPTHVVFAEQYAKPLCSKVVVVDSVNI